The following is a genomic window from Fusarium oxysporum Fo47 chromosome IV, complete sequence.
GGCAACCAGACGAGTAATCCGATGATGAACTATAGAACCTCTCGCGCTGTAACTCATTCAAAGCAGTCGAGTGTGCTATCGCCAACAACGTACGACAGACACATGGACAAACGGCTTTTGAAATAGCATAGAACTTCTATAATATATTGAGGCATATTCTTGATCCGCTAAGAAACGCGCATCTGCACCGATTTGAGGCCATAGGGCAGGCTTTACTGTTGTTCTTGTAAATCAACATGGCTGACCACCCTAGAGGCCGCCGATCGTCAAGCAGCGAAATGTTCGGACATAGCAGCACCAGATGCAAGGAACAATCACGTGATTGTTTCAGCAGTCTAATGGACAAACTCGGTCTGGTGGTCTAGTGGTATGATTCTCGCTTAGGGAAAACCCTATAGCATAGCTTGCGAGAGGTCCCGGGTAATCCCCGACCAGACCCTTCTCTTTTGCTCTCCCTGCTCTCGATGTTTTTGTGACTCTGTTCTTTTTGCGCTGTTGCTCGACTTGATGGTATCATAGCTGAATTGGGATGAAATACCCGGCCCCACTTGAGCCGAGCCAATTAGAATTGCGGGTATGAAGAGTTAACATGAAAGCCGTTGTAAACCGTTAGCAGACGGTTGAGTCAACAATGGATATAGCACAAAGGGTTCTGGAGAAGGCACGCTTTCTTATAGTCAGAAGGAAATAGAGTCAACCATTGTCTATCCTAATCTACCCAGAACTAATACAAGAAACAGATCTCGGGCGCGAGAAAAAAGTCAAGACACGCAATGGGCGTCATTCAACCCACGATCCATTCAGTATATTTACAGAGCGAACAGGGCAAGGAAGGCAAGGGCGACAGTGGAGACGCCGAGAGAAGCAGCACCGTTGGTGATAGTGCTGGGAGTCTCAGCAGGGGCAGAGCCAGACTCGGAGCTGGAGCCGGAACCAGAGCTGGAACCAGACTGagaaccagagccagagctGGATCCAGAACCCTctgaaccagagccagagccagagccagactCAGAaccggagccggagccggatCCAGAGGTAGGCTTAGAACCAGAGCCAGTAGCGGTGGCAGTGCCAGTagcttcctcatcatcgccagAGCCGCTGGTGGCAGAGGCAGTAGAGGTGATGAAGGTAGCGGTGGAGTTAGAAGCGTGAGTGGGCTTGGAAGCACCGGactcggtcttggtcttggagtGGACGGCAGAGCTGGTGgtctcctcatcgtcaacctTGTCGCAAGAGAGATCGAAGAGAGGAGTGGTGGAGAGGTTATCAGTGATGGCGAACTTCATCTTGTTGTCGGGGTTGGAGTCGCGGAGAGTGTACCAGAAAGTGGgggtcttgttgaagaggtaCTTGCAGCCAACGTCGCGCCAGTACTTCTGAGCGTTCTTCACACTAGGAACAGCCTCATCCCAGTCGGGACCCTTGTAAGGCCAGCCAGTCTCAGTGACCCAGACAGGCTTGCCACCGGAGGCGGCGATGGTGGCCTCGTACgccttgttgaagagcttggcAGCGTTGTCGATGCTGTTGCCCTTGTCGTTCTCATAGTAGGGGTACTCATCCACACCGATGAAATCGATGGCGTCGAGGACGGCCTTGTTGGTAGCGTTGCCCCAGACGTCCCAGGTGTCGACGTGGCCGACAGGGATCTTGCCAATGGGGGTACCCTTGAAAGCCTTcttgaagtcgttgatgaagTCAACGAGGACATCAGGCTGAACACCGACACCACCCTTGTTCTTAACGCCAGTAACGGAGTTACGGTAGAGATCCTCGCTACCAACGGAGACACCGATGACGAGGTCGGTCAGCTTGGAGCCGTACTTGTCGACAGCCTTCTTGAGGGCGCTGATCTCCTTGTCGATGTTGTCAGTGCCGGAAGTCCAGACACCGAGGAGGatctcggtcttggtgtcGATGGCAGCCTCGAAAGCCTCGATGGGGTCATCCTCGGAGTAGGCCTGGATGTTGGTGTAGAGTCGGACGGCGCTGAAGTCGCCGGGAGCGCTCTTCAGGTTCTGAGCAGTCTCGAACTCAGCCTGGAAGTCggccttgaacttggcgGCACGGTTGGCGAGGGTGGCACCAGAGTTGAAACCAAGGTAGTTCTTGGCCTCAACGCCGAGGGCGAGGGCACCAGCAGCGAGGGTAGCGGAAACCTTCATGTTGGCGAATATAGATTATCGATTCTCGGGAAAGTGATCGATATGTGGTATAAGCAGGTTGGTATAACGTCGAGCAAGGTCACACCAGCCGGAAGCTAATTCTATTAAAAGAGCGTGAGTGTGATTATACGGAAATGGTAATCAAGAAATCAGCCGTTCTGGCAGTTAAAGAGAGTGACGAGGAAGTAAGAATGCCGAATCCAAAAAGAGAATTCAGACAACAAAAAGGAAATGATGGACGGATGGAAAAAAGATGGAAAGTTGATCAAAGAATGAGGAAAGGCGCTTTGTTTTGCTTTCGGAACGCGGTGAGATTAGGTAGGGGCGGTTGCAGCGGACGTGGAGCCATCACGTGCCGGACATGCACTAAGTTCCCGGTTTTTCAGGGGAAATGCTTACGACGCTGGTCCACTAGGTTATGGTTAACGTGTCGTGGGCCGCTAAGAATAGAAGGGCATTTCTTGTAGGTGGGTGCTCATTGGACGTCAACCCCAGCTTCTCCTGTTTCGTACCCAAGGAGCAATTTTGTAATGCGTGATCGTCGATAAAACAATCGAGATGAATGTTGCTATTCCTGAGAAATGAATATCATAGCGCTTTTTTTCGTATTACGAGATTTGATGCTACTGCATCGTTTATCTGTCAAGCCTCTTCCGCAACTCTCGAGACAGAGTTCCAACGGTGCCCTTATCTCAAGAATCTGATTCGTAGTGGCGTGACTTATGCAAGGAACAATGCAACCAATTCTTGAGAACGGATGGAAGCTAAAACAAATCCAGTGCATCAAAGTTTATCCTTGAGCCAATCTCCAATGCACTCAAGATACTGGGATTTAATTCCTTGGTAGCCAATCTCTGTATACGAAGCCAAGCATGGGATTTAATTTGATGTTTGAGGTATATAGAATGTAACAAGCTGTATTTCACCGCCTGGATCCCCAAGTTTCTTTGTTTCGATGTTTTTGAACTTCAACCTCAGACGTCTCTTTGATGCAAGAAGCAATTCTTTGTCGTGGCGAGCGAATTCCTTGGCACTTCAAGCGCTAAATTAGCTGAGGCTGCGGGTGACGATGGTGGGTTTAAAACTCCCCCTTGAAGTGGAGAATACGACACTTGGGCTTGGCTGGCACGGCTTTGAGGCCGATCGATCCGTTCCTGAATTGGGATGGTTACAGACGAAGTCAACCAAGATGAAAGAGGCTCAATTGAGTTATACCTTGAAAATACGGATACTAGCATACCTAACAGATATATATCTTTGCTCTGTTTATGCTGATCGATATGCTGCCCTAACATTCACCATCTTATCACGGGTTGTTAAGATTAGGCGCTGATCCTGGATCTAATGTCTCACCAAGACATTCCGCCATGACTTCGGTTGGGCCTTAATCCAGCATAGTTTCAGCCGAGCCTATCGAAGGgttatcatcatcaagaacaataaATAATATTGTTGATCAAGCAAAAGGTATCGCTAAGTCATGACATGGCTCCATTCACAGATCGTCACGTCACATGAGGCCTCCCGACTGCAAACTCAGCACTCAATCTAGtgcttctcagcttcaggCTTCTCGTGAGCCATAAAGACCTCATCCTCATTAATCTGGTACTTGGCAGACTTGCGTGCCGGGATACCCTTCTGGAACTGTTCAAATTCGTTAGCTGCGTTCTCGGTCCTCGTGTTCAGCTGCTTACCATGTAGTCCATCTCACCAAAGGTACGGTCCTTTGTTTCGAACATACGGAAATAGCCCCAAGTCAGAGTGAGAGTGGCAAGACCTGCCCAGAAGAAGGCCTGTAGCATGTTAGCGTTGCATTGACGCTCGTATCGATTGGGCTGGACTTAcagtcttgcccttgaggTTCCATGATCCTGGAGCCAACATCTCGGGCTGGATGAGACCTCCGCAAATGATGTTACCAACGTAATACGTTGAACGAGCCAACACAATTGTCTGTGTACGCAGACGAGTCGAACCCACCTCAGCAACGAGGGTGTAGATGATAGGACCGACAGACATGGAGTATGCTCCCAACCACACAACGCAGAGGATTGATTGCGCCCAAGCTAAGGACTGAGTCTGCTTGGGCAACGCCAGGAAGCCGATAAGCCAGAGAATTACGACAAGGAATGAGAAGCCAGAGAGCCAGATCGTTCGTCGACCGAACTTGTAGATGTAGAACCACGAGATGATGGTACCAATGAAGGCGATGCCAGTTCCACCAAGAGCAATACCGTAAGAGGCAGAGGGACCAATACCAGTCtgttggaagaagaaggatccACTGTAGCAAAGGGCACCGCCGTTGGTGATCTGAGAGAGGAAACCCATGCAAGCGATCTCGGTTCGTCGAAGGTTACTACCTCGGAAACAGTCCCAGTAAGAAGTACCAGAAcgctcctcaatctcaagctTGTTTGTGTGGACCATAAGAGCAACGGCATTCTCGTAGTTGATGTTGTGCTCCGGTTCGGATAGTCGCTCGAGGGATACCTTGGCTTTCTCGAGCTGGTTCGTTCGGACAAGATGCCAGGGTGACTCGGGGGCCATATACGCTGCGATGGCGAGAGGAATAGGCCATACCCATTGGATCGCAAAGGGAATTCGGTAGCTCCACGGGGTAGGGTTGTCAACTAGACCTTTGAGTACACCAGCTGAGATGAACTGTCCAATGCACCAGCACAGGTTGACATAGGCAGTGAGATATCCTCGAATAGCAAGAGGAGTGACCTCAGCAGCGTAGGCGGGACCAGTTGTAGCGAAGATTCCCCAGGGAATGTTGCAGAGGAATTGACCGACGAGGAGGACCTCGATGTTGGgggcgaagaagacgacaaAGATGAAGGCAGAGAGCCAGAAGAGGCCACTGATGAGAACCTTGCGGTGTCCCCATCGCGAAGTAGCCCAACCGTTTAGAAGAGCGCCAATAATGTTGGCGAGGGCACCGAGACAGTTGAAGCGCTGCTGCCAATTGGCTGAGATCTGATGTCCATTCGCTTTATCGAGATATTCGCCGTACTTCTCTCTGAATCGCGGGTAGCCGTAGAAGGAACCAAGGAGGGTAACATCGTAGCCCTCCATGATGACAGTAGTCGAGATGACTGACGATGTCCTGTTAGCTATCTCAGCGTCAACAGTTCAAGGGTAAGAACCTACGGATGGACCAAAAAGCAGCTCGCTTGTAAGTCTTGAAACCCTGCCAAACGGTATAGCTATGCTCGTCGGCCGTGGCTTCAAGAGCCTCATTGGCGAGGGCTTTATCGTGAAGGTCTACATtcttgagatgatcaagaccAGCATCGGTGCTCTCAATATGGGGCTGGATCTCCCCGGACTGCTTTTCGGCTACCATGATGAACAGATTCGTCGCTTACCAGCAGCAGACTACTTGCAATGAGGTTTGAGAGGCTCATGATGGCCTTCACCGGATATGGGCATGTTATATCGTCCATCATCAATAGTTCTCCTCATGCAGAGATGATCCTCGAGGCCGGGAAGCGGTTCACATCGCCGCAGAAATAGGATCGACGGCCCGTGTTAGTGAAGTTATCTCGTAGTTGAACTTCCCCACCATTGGTGGAAGATCCTGCGGGGaaagatgttggtgatggggATGGAGTGGTCAACATCGATCGTAAGTGGTCCGGATAATAGCTTGACCACTAAGATGCCTTTCTCCTccccagcttcttcctcgtaGAGAGGTGGGGAATCTGGGGTACTTCCTGGGGGAAGGTGGTGATCATCAGATGTCTTGGTCTAGAACCCTGTTTCTCTCTACGTCGGCCGACGGTTTTAGACAGGAATATACCAAGAACGCCAGCCAAAACGTCACTTCTGTCATTTATTATAGTCAATCCGGATAAATATGACTCGAGCAATCCTTCAGAAATAGCTTGAAGCTTCGTCTGCATCACAAGATGGCTGACACCCAGGAACAGGTCTTCCTCGGCTGCTACTGTACCACACCTGGACGATCACAAGCATCGCGTGATTCGTGAAGAAATTCCCAATGCTACGACACCCATTTATACGCGCTTATATGCGATTCGTCTTGTCTTAAGCTTGACCTATATGCCTTCAATTAAGGTACCACGATCATGAGGCTTATCTTCTGGAAGCGATCCAAATTTGACAATCCTCCCCCAAATGCGATTGGGGGTTTGTCGTAGTCTCATTCTTTGCTCTTTTATTCCCTATTTTCCGCCGGGTGCTAGTAAGCAGCCACTTTTCTACCTCCTCATCGATGCTTCACCATCTCCTGTGTCTTCCCATTTAACCATTTACACGGTTAGAACCGACTAAGTCCATCTCTTAGCAGCCACAAGCTCCCCACGCTCTCAGACACAAGGATGAGGTGGTTGGGTTACACCTGGACATGGCAGTCAGGGCTTACACCCATTCACTCAATGCACGACTGCGGCACTCACCAACTCAGGCTAATTTGGCTTGGCAAATCTATCTTCAGCCCGAGCAAATCAAAAGTTCCTCACATCAGAATACACAATGCAGAGATGCAACTCGGTAGATCTTGACCCGAGACGGTGGAACCAATGTTTGAAGGCAGCCATCGAACCACGCTTAATTGG
Proteins encoded in this region:
- a CDS encoding glycoside hydrolase superfamily; this translates as MKVSATLAAGALALGVEAKNYLGFNSGATLANRAAKFKADFQAEFETAQNLKSAPGDFSAVRLYTNIQAYSEDDPIEAFEAAIDTKTEILLGVWTSGTDNIDKEISALKKAVDKYGSKLTDLVIGVSVGSEDLYRNSVTGVKNKGGVGVQPDVLVDFINDFKKAFKGTPIGKIPVGHVDTWDVWGNATNKAVLDAIDFIGVDEYPYYENDKGNSIDNAAKLFNKAYEATIAASGGKPVWVTETGWPYKGPDWDEAVPSVKNAQKYWRDVGCKYLFNKTPTFWYTLRDSNPDNKMKFAITDNLSTTPLFDLSCDKVDDEETTSSAVHSKTKTESGASKPTHASNSTATFITSTASATSGSGDDEEATGTATATGSGSKPTSGSGSGSGSESGSGSGSGSEGSGSSSGSGSQSGSSSGSGSSSESGSAPAETPSTITNGAASLGVSTVALAFLALFAL
- a CDS encoding general substrate transporter; this encodes MVAEKQSGEIQPHIESTDAGLDHLKNVDLHDKALANEALEATADEHSYTVWQGFKTYKRAAFWSILISTTVIMEGYDVTLLGSFYGYPRFREKYGEYLDKANGHQISANWQQRFNCLGALANIIGALLNGWATSRWGHRKVLISGLFWLSAFIFVVFFAPNIEVLLVGQFLCNIPWGIFATTGPAYAAEVTPLAIRGYLTAYVNLCWCIGQFISAGVLKGLVDNPTPWSYRIPFAIQWVWPIPLAIAAYMAPESPWHLVRTNQLEKAKVSLERLSEPEHNINYENAVALMVHTNKLEIEERSGTSYWDCFRGSNLRRTEIACMGFLSQITNGGALCYSGSFFFQQTGIGPSASYGIALGGTGIAFIGTIISWFYIYKFGRRTIWLSGFSFLVVILWLIGFLALPKQTQSLAWAQSILCVVWLGAYSMSVGPIIYTLVAEVGSTRLRTQTIVLARSTYYVGNIICGGLIQPEMLAPGSWNLKGKTAFFWAGLATLTLTWGYFRMFETKDRTFGEMDYMFQKGIPARKSAKYQINEDEVFMAHEKPEAEKH